A window of the Pseudomonas fluorescens genome harbors these coding sequences:
- a CDS encoding PAS domain-containing sensor histidine kinase produces the protein MSIIKRRAQLLCSDAFAWLAAIAVGSMIYITNAYLDLDVAPTLFYITLVFMSANIFPVPVFLAVALGCLTLLTADFLVDEGYRDHRGIAGFVRCVIALTTISLLALRSKRATETLRRKEAFFLSAQKLSHTGSIGFIIDKKVSVSLSWSEESSRIFEYPPTVTPTLAMVKSRTHPDDLPVIDQMLDQFARRQELIEAEHRLVMPDGRIKHVQMIASTLSRHRGRTEYAGALMDVTASKQSEEALFHSQATLAHVTRLTSMGELAASIAHEINQPLAAVITSGESCKRWINRPEPNLEEARRSLDRIIQNSVRVSDVVACIRALSRHSEVQRNVEVFDDIVSDSLTLMQHDICFHEVRPHAQLGTRGALIKGDRVQLQQVIINLIINACQAMASVHDRARTLRISTSILHNEAVLEIADSGVGIAEDILPSLFDPFFTTKPTGLGMGLSICRSIIEFHGGRIWVNSTEGVGTQFVFAIPLAAPEHDQ, from the coding sequence ATGTCTATCATCAAACGTCGCGCACAACTTCTTTGCTCAGACGCCTTCGCCTGGCTTGCCGCCATTGCGGTCGGCAGCATGATCTATATCACCAACGCTTACCTTGATCTGGACGTTGCGCCGACGTTGTTCTATATCACGCTGGTGTTCATGTCCGCGAACATCTTCCCGGTTCCGGTGTTCCTGGCCGTCGCGCTGGGTTGCCTCACGCTGCTGACCGCCGACTTCCTGGTCGACGAAGGTTATCGTGATCACCGGGGCATCGCCGGATTCGTCAGGTGTGTCATCGCGCTGACGACCATTTCCCTGTTGGCACTGCGCAGTAAACGCGCCACTGAAACGCTGCGCCGCAAGGAGGCGTTCTTTCTGAGCGCACAGAAGCTCAGTCACACTGGCAGTATCGGCTTCATCATCGACAAGAAAGTCAGCGTGTCCTTGTCCTGGTCGGAAGAATCCTCGCGCATTTTCGAGTATCCACCGACCGTCACACCGACACTCGCCATGGTCAAGTCACGTACCCATCCCGATGATCTGCCGGTAATCGATCAGATGCTGGACCAGTTTGCGCGCCGCCAGGAGCTGATCGAAGCAGAGCATCGGCTGGTCATGCCGGATGGCCGGATCAAACATGTGCAGATGATCGCCAGCACCTTGTCCAGGCATCGCGGGCGCACGGAATACGCCGGGGCGCTGATGGACGTCACCGCCAGCAAACAGTCCGAAGAGGCGCTGTTTCACTCGCAAGCCACCCTCGCCCACGTCACGCGCCTGACCTCCATGGGCGAACTGGCGGCCTCAATCGCCCACGAAATCAATCAGCCGCTGGCAGCGGTCATCACCAGCGGCGAATCCTGCAAACGCTGGATCAACCGGCCCGAGCCCAACCTTGAAGAAGCGCGCCGTTCACTGGACCGGATCATTCAAAACTCGGTCAGGGTCTCCGATGTCGTTGCCTGTATCCGGGCCTTGTCGCGCCACAGCGAGGTGCAGCGCAATGTCGAAGTGTTTGACGACATCGTCAGTGACTCGCTGACGCTGATGCAACACGACATCTGCTTTCACGAGGTTCGCCCGCACGCACAACTGGGCACTCGCGGCGCACTGATCAAAGGCGATCGGGTGCAGCTGCAACAAGTCATCATCAATCTGATCATCAACGCCTGTCAGGCCATGGCCAGCGTGCATGACCGGGCCCGGACACTGCGGATCAGCACCTCGATCCTGCACAACGAGGCTGTGCTTGAAATCGCCGATTCCGGCGTTGGCATTGCCGAAGACATCCTGCCTTCGCTGTTCGACCCGTTCTTCACGACCAAGCCGACCGGCCTGGGAATGGGCCTCTCGATTTGCCGGTCGATCATTGAATTTCACGGCGGGCGCATCTGGGTCAACAGCACCGAGGGCGTCGGCACGCAGTTCGTATTTGCAATTCCGTTGGCGGCGCCCGAACACGATCAATGA
- a CDS encoding response regulator transcription factor, which translates to MNNNPISNNPSEPVVFIVDDDAALRESLGSLLRSIGLRVELFGSVAEFMKHQRPDTVSCLVLDVRLQGSSGLDFQNELAAAGINVPIVFITGHGDIAMTVRAMKAGAVDFLTKPFREQDLIDAVCAAHSRDKQRRESGRHADELRARHGTLTPREQTVMALAASGLMNKQIAGEIGLSEITVKIHRGQAMRKMGARSFADLVRMAEVIAAQPVNR; encoded by the coding sequence ATGAACAACAATCCCATCAGCAATAACCCCAGCGAGCCGGTGGTATTCATCGTCGACGACGATGCAGCGCTGCGCGAATCCCTCGGCAGCCTGTTGCGTTCCATTGGCCTGCGAGTCGAACTGTTCGGTTCGGTCGCCGAGTTCATGAAGCATCAACGTCCCGATACCGTCAGTTGCCTGGTGCTCGACGTGCGCCTGCAAGGCAGCAGCGGGCTGGATTTCCAGAATGAACTGGCCGCTGCCGGCATCAACGTGCCGATCGTGTTCATCACCGGGCACGGCGATATCGCCATGACCGTGCGCGCCATGAAAGCCGGCGCGGTGGACTTCCTGACCAAACCGTTTCGCGAGCAAGACCTGATCGATGCAGTGTGTGCTGCGCACTCGCGGGACAAGCAGCGTCGCGAGTCCGGGCGACATGCCGATGAACTGCGCGCGCGCCATGGGACGCTCACTCCCCGTGAGCAGACGGTCATGGCACTGGCGGCATCAGGTTTGATGAACAAGCAGATCGCCGGGGAAATCGGCCTCAGTGAAATCACCGTGAAGATCCACCGGGGCCAGGCAATGCGCAAAATGGGCGCGCGCTCATTTGCCGATCTGGTGCGCATGGCGGAAGTCATCGCGGCGCAGCCTGTCAATCGGTGA
- a CDS encoding AraC family transcriptional regulator — MAYPQMGLLDLTGAQTVFWAATCRLAQLGLPGYALHTASLHGGPVRTGEGLVVQTRRLDELSDEPINTLIVPGSASIRQALLDNAPLVDWLRVTSATASRTTSVCSGAFFLAQAGLLDGLRVATHWLMADTFERLFPKVELDREAIFVRQASVWTSAGVSAGIDLALALVEADNGRDVAMQVARRMVVYYRRPDNQEQWSPQLQSQHSIAPER; from the coding sequence GTGGCGTATCCGCAAATGGGCCTGCTGGATCTGACCGGTGCCCAGACCGTCTTTTGGGCGGCAACCTGCCGACTGGCGCAACTCGGTTTGCCCGGTTACGCCTTGCACACCGCAAGCCTGCATGGCGGGCCGGTGCGGACCGGCGAAGGCCTGGTGGTGCAAACCCGGCGGCTGGATGAGCTAAGCGACGAGCCGATCAATACGCTGATCGTTCCGGGCTCGGCGTCCATTCGCCAGGCCCTGCTCGATAACGCGCCGCTGGTGGACTGGCTACGCGTCACGTCAGCCACGGCCAGCCGTACAACGTCGGTGTGCAGCGGCGCTTTTTTCCTCGCTCAGGCCGGCTTGCTCGATGGCTTGCGCGTGGCAACACACTGGTTGATGGCTGACACGTTCGAGCGGTTGTTTCCCAAGGTCGAACTGGATCGCGAAGCGATTTTCGTCCGCCAGGCCTCGGTGTGGACCTCCGCCGGCGTCAGTGCGGGGATCGATCTGGCGCTGGCGCTGGTCGAGGCCGACAACGGTCGCGATGTGGCCATGCAGGTCGCCCGGCGCATGGTTGTTTACTACCGACGCCCGGATAACCAGGAACAGTGGAGTCCGCAGCTGCAATCACAACACTCAATCGCGCCCGAGCGCTAG